The following are encoded together in the Malaya genurostris strain Urasoe2022 chromosome 3, Malgen_1.1, whole genome shotgun sequence genome:
- the LOC131435348 gene encoding uncharacterized protein LOC131435348: MTTTPKKRKSISGEDCPLKSKKTKVENDQQLSGTKLERKNKKSKLKNPNLEKEFTSRDDRRTTNILNHDNSKGSEESATGDKCSISSNKVVENFRQKLNQGSVAVDVIRHFAQSMQQNPSYAVDFIRAGGTFKPLMKILDSLNAEKLSEIADLFHLMHYILIECINYDQTHTDYAAKCVKSILSDHKPSIVALLKGQTNETLLIAGFRILKAILLVDQNYGKEILKLLDACLPDMDMKRYRETSVNGIEESVRGVFVDFNLCFLIDTKPELVRGWLSRFQLLNPLVINLVYDNAENVILVMKTFQQYILEAPDIDKYIYRTTFSIDILKALVNVYEWVGPARQKVDLQVKNTVLNATEKVVVPLLTSKKFHLVPKIVDLGRGASRHKHILLALKNSQLGKQQKKLVLKIFEACPQVLPAVLENFGALLKTRNQEHREFLLEILRLLNPGEVVKHFNTADAKQVSNFVTKSTLPRTILELISTSINQKATGAYCLEFLAVMLSQCEKYLQEIPKLTNLNQFDIKKIRFDVINQILGLFPTIDAIMTLMIYHRSNKNAVKPYIAMEHAMDILLACIRTFPAYIESSSFITTYRNILNSVYRNEKIQHDYLAYEFKAIKVVMALEPQSIAFNSELFPSVLKLLTKVYLYGSQEMQRESTTQLLTLFCNTNLFGNNPTEIEIWFQSLHHVDPTLVSELVSRLAISIRQASQRQNLQVKKNHSLVNEAFEKNQRIDLEELFQRVESESSGQLGQEEPIELPVADNFLIYMFDPDTSKPAEFYPYLEAVALRYFHLLPHPEIVQHCAQGIDGQIRKYFTKWIVEGKAKPLDGFGELSSLGRLSRLLLKKEQVSEDVLPEGPMNRCELVYLIHETIFYASRLIELGKFDSDYSAVCSFYLKCFLEKLHAEEADLGEDDRKMGEVLKNIFCHRPILYQYFTVTSRKKDKTAVEMHALVTNFIYELIKNLQSITSFSQYSMLYSNKIVNEIISTSSPLAKNGTELNVALVDKLLEVFQLNERHCISLLKHYSQLTHRDFINEKNEKTCHFNLLTIGLQKLAATRDCFLEQDVMKSLSRIYIDLIRENGNELNLENLEVALLSYLTSFSHNIGHLEKDIFQCFFESKRMGKPIVKLATFLLDRGNRFDSTLLDMLTTNITKKELVYPLINVAFQKGIFKESNEDHKKVLAIAYNEFKSGINKTIEKPGKAAVIYKENTFANQQLIHYCMPKNECVDFAKKKLKIDSLEIYQLKLMMAIYKKAFEATKGDPVQVKILYLNVFNVLLQFYNILLKVADLFKEIEKLNELVLATFSWVQLSNKCKNLANTKYQELTVTANWSNFCKYSLKLGIDIHKSASNPNRHDERLHILMKIAAVLVELFYEDNGSASELTNFYELALSHSRFLDVLLVPFQFKIKTSLVHLLLTLARKNHSVMDKKHIPLLLGSYGATLTESNRLILALIQHYERSDIHMHEYRPFVWGDAAIKKFSLGQDATEQQSLFRIYNSEVFSLLDREKLITTLNCFPIWRKLDAVAQLPEVNFDDLTGNDRRLGRYVPVTDIEQFVEERYHRNQKATVELLEHCAVKREIAARVYDPAFLLPLLGYLFAPESYDMLGLAGKCGALAIPFACLASVDEQMRMGAASVILRIKGHLEQSRKFIDSKFWLHLFTSVQNGLATLGNSKSNTGNDLADCMKRKLPKPAFLPSLFVGETVLILPDVLSELHSMLTHYFLLKETFDFKAVPNFLVMFHSSDVKHNSHRVFIMETIYNGIKTHDDFMVLRVSPVIRALMDFYGCALSNRDLNILILNTFNSIVKIPKSCEVMVNAIGFITWISMRIEGIESFHFDTIEAFLGIISNAWYSARILQQHYNMKQLSQTILIIVLKFVPLLSTRSSSKTLTRFVNLIEKTLEVNETNIKLINKQVLELILTYFEKMFEQEFWYVQYIKSNGNEDCERCQSLGKKLKAQNVDDGTMYIILTLRRIVIRWQKSQNT, encoded by the exons ATGACTACTACACCGAAAAAGCGGAAGTCGATTTCCGGTGAAGATTGCCCTTTAAAGTCGAAGAAAACTAAGGTTGAGAATGATCAACAACTCAGCGGTACTAAACTTGAGAGAAAGAACAAGAAGTCCAAACTAAAGAATCCTAATTTGGAAAAGGAGTTCACTTCTCGAGATGATAGACGGACTACAAATATACTAAACCACGATAATTCCAAGGGAAGCGAGGAAAGTGCAACAGGCGACAAATGTTCAATTTCAAGCAATAAAGTTGTCGAAAACTTCCGTCAAAAGCTTAACCAAGGATCCGTTGCTGTTGATG TGATTCGCCACTTTGCCCAATCCATGCAACAAAATCCATCGTATGCCGTCGACTTCATCCGGGCCGGAGGCACCTTCAAGCCACTCATGAAGATTCTGGATTCGTTGAACGCGGAAAAGTTATCAGAAATAGCAGATCTTTTCCATCTGATGCATTATATTCTAATAGAATGTATAAATTATGACCAAACGCATACTGATTACGCTGCGAAATGTGTCAAAAGCATTCTTTCGGATCATAAACCTTCGATTGTGGCTTTGCTGAAGGGACAAACAAATGAGACACTTCTCATTGCGGGATTTCGTATATTGAAAGCTATTTTGCTAGTAGATCAAAACTATGGAAAGGAAATTTTGAAGCTGCTAGACGCATGCCTCCCTGATATGGATATGAAACGATACCGTGAAACATCTGTCAATGGAATCGAGGAATCTGTAAGAGGAGTCTTTGTTGATTTCAATCTATGCTTTCTCATTGACACTAAGCCGGAACTAGTACGTGGTTGGTTAAGTAGGTTTCAGTTGTTGAACCCCTTGGTAATTAATCTGGTGTATGATAATGCTGAAAATGTAATCTTAGTGATGAAGACCTTCCAGCAATACATTCTGGAAGCACcagatattgataaatacatatATAGAACTACTTTCAGCATTGATATCCTTAAGGCCCTGGTCAATGTCTACGAGTGGGTTGGACCAGCCAGGCAGAAGGTGGATTTACAGGTGAAAAATACGGTATTGAATGCAACTGAAAAAGTGGTGGTACCATTGTTGACCTCGAAGAAATTTCATCTGGTGCCGAAAATAGTGGATCTAGGTCGTGGCGCATCACGACACAAGCATATTTTACTGGCATTGAAAAATTCTCAACTGGGCAAACAACAGAAAAAGTTGGTACTGAAAATATTTGAAGCCTGCCCACAGGTTCTTCCTGcagttttggaaaattttggCGCATTGTTGAAGACCAGAAATCAAGAACACCGAGAATTTCTATTAGAGATCCTGCGATTGTTGAATCCTGGGGAAGTTGTTAAACATTTCAACACAGCAGATGCTAAACAAGTATCAAATTTCGTCACAAAGTCTACCCTTCCCCGAACCATTTTGGAGCTCATCTCCACATCGATAAATCAGAAAGCAACCGGTGCCTACTGTCTCGAGTTTCTAGCTGTTATGCTTAGTCAGTGCGAAAAGTATCTCCAGGAAATACCAAAACTTACGAATCTTAATCAATTTGATATCAAAAAGATTAGGTTCGATGTTATAAATCAAATTCTAGGTTTGTTTCCTACGATCGATGCAATCATGACCCTCATGATCTATCATCGTTCGAACAAGAACGCTGTGAAACCGTACATTGCCATGGAACACGCAATGGATATTTTGCTGGCCTGTATTCGTACCTTCCCAGCTTACATCGAAAGTTCATCATTCATTACGACGTATCGAAATATCCTCAATTCAGTCTATCGGAACGAGAAAATTCAACATGATTATCTTGCGTACGAATTCAAAGCCATAAAAGTGGTAATGGCTCTTGAACCTCAATCGATCGCGTTCAACTCAGAATTGTTCCCATCGGTTCTGAAGCTACTCACTAAAGTGTATCTTTATGGAAGCCAAGAAATGCAGCGCGAATCTACCACGCAATTATTAACCCTTTTCTGCAACACCAACTTGTTCGGAAACAACCCCACCGAGATAGAAATTTGGTTCCAATCGTTACACCACGTAGATCCCACTCTTGTTTCTGAGTTGGTGTCGCGATTGGCAATCTCAATCCGTCAAGCATCACAACGTCAAAACTtgcaagtgaaaaaaaatcattcactcGTCAATGAAGCATTCGAGAAAAATCAACGAATCGATTTGGAGGAACTGTTTCAACGCGTCGAATCAGAATCATCCGGACAGCTGGGACAGGAAGAACCGATAGAACTTCCGGTAGCTGACAACTTTCTGATCTATATGTTTGATCCGGATACATCCAAACCGGCCGAGTTTTATCCCTATTTGGAAGCGGTAGCGTTAAGATACTTTCATCTGCTGCCACATCCGGAAATAGTGCAGCACTGTGCCCAGGGTATTGACGGTCAAATTCGTAAATATTTCACCAAATGGATTGTGGAAGGTAAAGCAAAACCGTTAGATGGTTTCGGAGAACTCAGTTCCCTTGGCAGGTTGAGCCGCTTGTTGCTAAAGAAAGAGCAGGTGTCGGAGGACGTCCTACCGGAAG gaCCTATGAATCGATGTGAGCTGGTCTACCTCATACATGAGACAATTTTTTATGCATCGCGTTTGATCGAGCTAGGTAAATTTGACTCGGATTACTCCGCCGTGTGTTCGTTCTATTTAaagtgctttcttgaaaagctcCACGCGGAGGAGGCTGATTTAGGTGAAGATGATAGAAAAATGGGAGAAGTGCTGAAAAACATATTCTGCCACCGACCAATCTTGTACCAATACTTCACGGTGACTAGTCGTAAGAAAGATAAAACAGCAGTTGAAATGCACGCCCTAGTTACGAATTTTATCTACGAGCTGATTAAAAATCTTCAATCGATTACTAGCTTTTCGCAATATTCAATGCTATACTCGAACAAAATAGTAAACGAAATTATTTCCACATCGTCTCCGCTGGCGAAGAATGGGACTGAGTTGAACGTAGCGCTGGTCGATAAACTACTGGAagtttttcagctaaacgaacgaCATTGCATTAGTTTATTGAAACATTATTCGCAGTTGACTCATAGAGATTTCATCAATGAGAAGAACGAGAAAACATGTCATTTTAATTTGCTCACGATAGGGCTGCAAAAATTAGCCGCTACCAGAGATTGTTTCCTGGAACAAGATGTCATGAAAAGTCTCTCCcgaatatatattgatttaatCCGGGAAAATGGAAATGAATTAAATTTGGAGAACCTAGAAGTAGCACTACTGAGTTACTTGACATCGTTCAGTCACAATATTGGTCACTTAGAGAAGGACATTTTCCAATGTTTCTTTGAAAGTAAACGGATGGGAAAACCCATAGTAAAATTGGCGACTTTCTTGCTCGATCGTGGAAACCGCTTCGACTCCACTCTACTAGATATGCTTACGACCAATATTACAAAGAAAGAACTTGTTTACCCGCTAATAAATGTTGCTTTCCAGAAAGGTATTTTCAAGGAAAGCAACGAAGATCACAAGAAAGTGTTGGCCATAGCATATAATGAATTCAAAAGTGGTATAAAcaaaactattgaaaaacccgGTAAAGCAGCTGTTATCTACAAGGAAAACACATTCGCGAATCAACAGCTGATTCATTATTGCATGCCAAAAAATGAATGCGTTGATTTTGCCAAGAAAAAACTTAAAATCGATTCGTTAGAAATATACCAGCTAAAGCTGATGATGGCAATCTATAAGAAAGCTTTTGAAGCAACGAAAGGTGATCCGGTTCAGGTCAAGATTCTCTACTTGAATGTGTTCAATGTACTTCTgcagttttataatatattattgaaGGTGGCAGATTTATTTAAAGAAATTGAGAAGCTTAACGAACTCGTGTTGGCAACCTTCTCGTGGGTTCAACTTAGTAACAAATGCAAAAATTTAGCAAACACAAAGTACCAGGAACTGACAGTTACTGCTAACTGGTCTAACTTTTGTAAGTACAGCTTAAAACTAGGAATCGATATTCACAAAAGTGCTTCCAACCCAAACCGGCATGACGAACGACTTCACATACTGATGAAAATTGCAGCCGTGTTAGTTGAGCTATTTTACGAGGACAATGGCTCAGCTTCGGAATTGACAAACTTTTACGAATTGGCCTTGTCTCATTCTCGCTTTCTTGATGTTCTGTTAGTTCCTttccaattcaaaattaaaacatCTCTCGTTCATTTGCTGCTCACGTTGGCTCGCAAAAACCACTCCGTAATGGATAAAAAGCATATCCCTCTACTGTTGGGCTCATACGGAGCCACTCTAACGGAAAGTAACCGTTTAATACTAGCACTAATTCAACACTACGAGCGATCCGACATCCACATGCATGAGTACCGACCTTTTGTGTGGGGTGATGCTGCTATAAAAAAATTCTCCCTCGGTCAGGACGCAACCGAACAGCAATCTTTATTCCGTATATACAACTCCGAAGTTTTCTCCTTGCTAGACAGAGAAAAATTGATTACAACTCTGAATTGTTTTCCCATCTGGAGAAAGCTAGATGCTGTAGCGCAACTACCGGAAGTGAATTTCGATGATTTGACTGGAAACGACCGCAGGCTTGGTCGATATGTTCCCGTTACGGATATCGAACAATTTGTTGAGGAAAGATACCACAGAAACCAAAAAGCCACAGTCGAACTGCTTGAACACTGTGCTGTAAAACGCGAAATAGCTGCCAGAGTTTACGATCCCGCTTTTCTTCTACCATTACTGGGTTATCTGTTTGCGCCGGAGAGCTACGACATGCTAGGTTTGGCCGGAAAATGTGGAGCTCTAGCCATTCCGTTTGCCTGTTTGGCCAGCGTAGATGAACAAATGCGAATGGGTGCGGCCAGTGTTATCCTGCGGATCAAGGGACACTTGGAACAATCAAG aaaatttatcGATTCTAAATTTTGGTTACACCTTTTCACGTCTGTCCAAAACGGCCTTGCCACATTAGGTAACAGCAAATCCAACACGGGTAATGATCTAGCTGATTGTATGAAAAGAAAACTTCCAAAACCAGCATTTCTGCCGAGCCTTTTTGTTGGTGAAACGGTTTTGATCCTTCCGGATGTCCTCAGCGAATTGCACTCAATGCTAACTCATTACTTTCTACTGAAGGAAACTTTCGATTTTAAAGCTGTACCAAATTTTTTGGTTATGTTCCATAGTTCAGATGTTAAGCATAACAGTCATCGTGTGTTCATTATGGAGACCATCTATAACGGGATCAAAACGCATGACGATTTCATGGTCCTGCGTGTTTCACCAGTGATACGAGCTTTGATGGACTTCTACGGATGTGCTCTGTCAAACCGGGACTTGAATATACTAATCCTAAATACGTTCAACAGTATCGTAAAGATTCCAAAGTCCTGCGAAGTTATGGTCAACGCTATTGGGTTCATCACGTGGATTAGTATGCGTATCGAGGGAATCGAAAGCTTCCATTTTGACACGATTGAAGCATTCCTGGGTATCATAAGCAATGCATGGTACTCAGCACGGATCCTTCAACAGCACTACAATATGAAACAACTCAGTCAAACTATTTTAATAATTGTATTAAAATTTGTTCCCTTGCTGTCTACCAGAAGCTCAAGTAAAACGCTGACAAGATTTGTGAATTTGATTGAAAAGACCCTTGAGGTAAACGAAACCAACATCAAGTTGATTAACAAGCAAGTGCTGGAGTTGATTCTAACATACTTTGAGAAAATGTTCGAACAAGAATTTTGGTACGTGCAGTACATCAAATCCAATGGCAATGAAGACTGCGAGCGATGTCAATCTTTAGGAAAGAAGTTGAAGGCGCAAAACGTTGACGACGGTACAATGTATATCATACTTACACTTCGAAGGATTGTTATTCGTTGGCAGAAGTCGCAGAACACATGA